A single region of the Candidatus Woesearchaeota archaeon genome encodes:
- a CDS encoding sulfide/dihydroorotate dehydrogenase-like FAD/NAD-binding protein, translating to MFKVLQKKKLAENTFMLQVKAGDIAGKAKPGQFIILRIDEKGERVPLTIADTTKSTVTLVVLKVGHTSERLSKLKKGYTILDFIGPLGNPSRIEKYGNVCLVAGGLGIAPMYPIAKALKEKGNRVIAVIGAKTKKHLFWEDKFEKISDKMVICTDDGSRGIKGFVTAAFEKSIKKDKLNKVFCIGPPVMMKAVSDISRRRVKTTVSLNPIMVDGIGMCGSCRVTVAGRTKFACVDGPEFDAHKVDFDSLIHRNTRYDKIKKHKGCH from the coding sequence ATGTTTAAGGTTTTGCAAAAGAAGAAGCTTGCAGAAAACACATTCATGCTTCAGGTAAAAGCAGGAGATATTGCCGGGAAAGCAAAGCCGGGCCAGTTTATAATTCTCAGGATTGACGAGAAAGGAGAAAGGGTGCCGCTTACTATTGCAGACACAACAAAAAGCACAGTAACGTTGGTGGTGCTTAAGGTGGGCCATACCTCAGAAAGGCTCTCAAAATTAAAAAAAGGCTACACAATACTTGATTTCATCGGCCCGCTTGGAAACCCGTCAAGGATAGAGAAATACGGAAACGTCTGCCTCGTTGCAGGCGGATTGGGAATTGCTCCTATGTATCCGATAGCAAAGGCATTGAAGGAAAAGGGCAACAGGGTCATAGCAGTTATCGGGGCAAAGACAAAAAAGCATCTTTTCTGGGAAGATAAATTCGAAAAAATATCAGACAAGATGGTAATATGCACGGACGACGGCAGCAGGGGCATTAAGGGCTTTGTAACAGCAGCATTTGAAAAATCCATAAAAAAAGACAAGCTTAACAAGGTTTTCTGCATAGGCCCGCCTGTCATGATGAAAGCAGTATCAGATATATCCAGGAGACGTGTAAAAACCACAGTTTCCCTGAATCCAATAATGGTCGACGGCATTGGCATGTGTGGAAGCTGCCGCGTGACAGTGGCAGGCAGGACTAAATTTGCATGTGTTGACGGCCCTGAATTTGACGCCCACAAGGTAGACTTCGACAGCCTTATCCACAGGAACACAAGATACGATAAGATAAAAAAGCATAAGGGGTGCCATTAA
- a CDS encoding NYN domain-containing protein → MAAQHKSQRVGIFVDVQNMYYSAKHLYNRKVNFIEILRRALNNRQLIRAIAYVVKTEEGVESSFFEALENIGYEVKVKNLQVFYGGHKKGDWDVGIAMDIMRLASKLDVIVLVSGDGDFKDLLEHASALGCRTEVLAFGKSASGKLKDEADLFLDLDKDKKKILMPMHKKYTSKS, encoded by the coding sequence TTGGCCGCACAGCATAAATCTCAAAGGGTAGGCATTTTTGTAGACGTACAAAATATGTATTATTCCGCAAAACATCTCTATAACAGGAAAGTCAACTTCATTGAAATTCTCAGGAGGGCGTTAAATAACAGGCAGCTCATAAGGGCGATAGCGTACGTTGTAAAGACTGAAGAGGGCGTTGAATCAAGCTTTTTCGAAGCCCTCGAAAACATAGGCTATGAAGTAAAGGTAAAAAACCTCCAGGTATTTTACGGCGGCCATAAGAAAGGCGACTGGGACGTCGGCATTGCCATGGATATCATGCGCCTGGCAAGCAAGCTGGATGTCATAGTTCTTGTTTCAGGAGACGGCGATTTTAAAGACCTGTTGGAGCATGCTTCTGCCTTAGGCTGCAGGACAGAGGTGTTGGCATTCGGGAAAAGCGCATCTGGCAAGCTTAAGGATGAAGCCGACCTTTTTCTTGACCTTGACAAGGATAAGAAAAAAATACTGATGCCGATGCACAAGAAATATACTAGCAAAAGCTGA
- a CDS encoding NAD(P)H-hydrate epimerase, with protein MISCSEMKALENEAEKKGVSKLTLMENAGKKVAEILEEKSDLKGKRVLVVAYHGNNGGDGFVAARHLADKAEVEVLFLGTESGFKPEAAESFKRINADPKIQFIGLELVDFDDYDIIIDALLGMGIEGSLKAIFQSTIDRINDSKAFKVSVDIPSGLNPDTGEIHDRAVEADLIITFHDMKKGLEKMKDKTVVADIGIP; from the coding sequence ATGATATCCTGCTCTGAGATGAAAGCTTTAGAAAATGAAGCTGAGAAAAAGGGAGTTTCAAAGTTGACCCTTATGGAGAACGCGGGAAAGAAAGTTGCTGAAATTCTAGAAGAAAAATCTGACCTGAAGGGCAAAAGAGTCCTTGTTGTGGCTTACCATGGCAATAACGGCGGCGACGGCTTTGTTGCTGCAAGGCACCTTGCCGATAAGGCTGAAGTGGAAGTGCTTTTCCTGGGAACTGAATCAGGCTTTAAGCCCGAGGCTGCCGAAAGCTTCAAGAGAATAAATGCTGACCCAAAAATACAATTCATAGGCCTGGAGCTTGTGGACTTTGATGACTATGACATAATCATTGATGCGCTGCTTGGGATGGGAATAGAGGGCAGCCTAAAAGCGATATTCCAGTCAACAATAGACAGGATAAACGATTCAAAAGCTTTCAAAGTGAGTGTCGATATCCCTTCGGGCCTGAATCCCGACACAGGGGAAATACATGACAGGGCGGTTGAGGCAGATTTGATTATCACTTTTCATGACATGAAGAAAGGGCTTGAGAAGATGAAAGACAAGACTGTCGTCGCTGATATCGGGATTCCTTAA
- the purQ gene encoding phosphoribosylformylglycinamidine synthase I: MPAKSKMMPKIAVIWFPGNNCENETKRACEAAGMHADIVRWNSAACLDNYDGFIFCGGWSYEDRIRAGVISAKDPVMVGVNEQAQKGRPVLGICNGCQVLVEAGMIPGLKDKVEMALAPNINPFVSGFYCDWVRLKHIPWKKCAFNAFYEKDEIISMPIAHGEGRFATREKGLIHELEKNGQILFKYCDENGHIDEKYPANPNSSIANIAGITNKQGNILAMMPHPERAFFKKQLKEKSMHNFEDAMNFAKAARIFESMREYITGVIK, translated from the coding sequence ATGCCTGCAAAAAGCAAAATGATGCCAAAAATAGCTGTCATATGGTTTCCTGGCAATAATTGCGAGAATGAAACTAAGCGCGCTTGTGAGGCAGCAGGCATGCATGCAGATATAGTAAGGTGGAACTCTGCAGCCTGCCTTGATAATTACGATGGGTTTATCTTTTGCGGCGGCTGGAGCTATGAGGACAGGATAAGGGCAGGAGTTATATCAGCCAAAGATCCTGTAATGGTGGGGGTGAATGAGCAGGCGCAGAAAGGCAGGCCCGTACTTGGCATATGCAACGGCTGCCAGGTATTGGTAGAGGCTGGCATGATTCCCGGGCTGAAAGACAAGGTAGAGATGGCACTTGCGCCCAACATAAATCCATTCGTATCCGGATTTTACTGCGACTGGGTAAGGCTTAAGCACATTCCATGGAAAAAGTGCGCATTTAACGCATTCTACGAAAAAGATGAGATAATCAGCATGCCGATTGCACATGGCGAGGGAAGGTTTGCAACCAGGGAAAAGGGATTGATACATGAATTAGAGAAGAATGGGCAGATACTCTTCAAATACTGCGATGAAAATGGGCATATCGATGAGAAATATCCCGCAAACCCGAACAGCTCCATAGCAAACATTGCAGGAATAACAAATAAGCAGGGAAACATCTTGGCTATGATGCCGCATCCGGAAAGGGCTTTTTTCAAAAAGCAGCTGAAGGAAAAATCAATGCATAACTTCGAGGACGCCATGAATTTTGCCAAGGCAGCCAGAATATTTGAGTCCATGAGGGAATATATAACGGGGGTAATAAAATAA